A window of Phaseolus vulgaris cultivar G19833 chromosome 4, P. vulgaris v2.0, whole genome shotgun sequence genomic DNA:
TCTCCTCTTCTTGCTTTCTCATACATCTTTTCACCTCCAACCTATCAAGACATAGTGACAACATGTAAGGAACTGGGCAAATTTTGTCaagaattaacataaaaaaCCACAACAGCAACAAGAGAAGTCTTTTTTTTCCAAACGGTGAAGCCAGTTTATGAAGTAAACAATGCTATCCTGTTTTCTCACAAACCAAGTCTTTTGAAAAGAGAAATTTTCCCAGTGCTAAACTGCTGCAGAAATGAATCATGATGGTGATAATATTGATGCATTAAAAACTAAACTAAGTTTAAAACTAGttacaaataatatattgaGTTGCAATTTTTGAcaccaaaaatatttaaattaataaagtaTTCTCAATTAACAATTACACATCACATACAAATTTAATACCTTAAAAATATTGTAATGACGTATAAGGCAAAAAATACTTTAGCACCTTGCCCAAACCATAATTTAGAAGAAATTATTAAAGTCAAATGATTCAAGAAAGGCAAAAGTTCTTACTTTAATAGCTGAGAACATAGGAGGAACTTGCCAAATCTCACCACAGAAAGACAAAGCATTCCTCTTTATATCCTCATCTTTGATATGCTCCCATGGCTCACGTTGAATGACCTACAAATTAGGTTAGACTATGAGGGAAAAATATTGcaaatgtttaaaatttaaacataaacGTACTGTCATAATAAATGCAAGTTTTAATTCTCCATTACCGGACTAATGAGTCACATTACAATGACAAGCATGCAACATTCCGTTCTTGAACATTGTTCAAGTTTCAAGCAGCACATACAATATTCAGACATGCTTTGTTCAAAGTGTgattttaaacacaaattcagACATATATTGATCAAACAGTTATTATTTTGCGTGACACACTGCTGAATGGGTGTGTTGAAGTTGAATCCATGCTAACTGGTATCTCCATTTTCATAATGCACATACGGGCTTTCAGCACAAGTTGATGACTGGCTAGTGGCTGTGTCCTTTGTAAAAGATTCAAAGTTTTCAAGCTAAGCAGAAACTTGAAAATAAAGAAGTCATTAGTTATTTATCCCTCTCCTAATGGCTCAACTTACTAAATTGAGAGTTTCTTTTGGCTTGGGTGATTTGTTGAGATTTAAAGATCAAGTGATTCTTATTGCAGCCAAAGCAATCTTGACAAAATGTTCTAAATTTCAATTGACAAAAAAGTCATTCATTTTTTTGCTGAAAAGGTTATTATACATGAATTTATCTTGTTCCATTGATGGGTAAAAGTACATTTTTTTCTGGTTCATAACGATGAGAAAACTAAATTAACTCACTGGTGAGTCAGCATCCCATGTTGAAGTAGCCTCCCCCAAGCGGAAAACCCCACTATAACCCTTAACCATTCCTTGATATCTGAAACAAAGAAGTTCAAGTATCCAGAAAAGTTACTCGAATAAAACATtttaacaacaaataaaaactaTAAGATAGTGAAACAGGCAATACTATTAAGTACTCAAACAGGaaactttcaaattttcaatcACCTGTCTACCAGTTTCGTTGCCTTGCCAACACATACAATCAATAAACCAGTAGCCATCGGGTCAAGGGTCCCAGCATGACCTACCTGCAAAATCAACTATATAAGTCTTCACAGAGAagcaaacaaaaataaagatatGCGGTGGAAAGAACCTTTTTCACTTTGACAAGGCGACGTAGCTTTCCACAAACCGTGAATGAAGTCCAACCTGCCAAAGAGTTACATCCCAGTTCAATTTCGTTGCCACGCCAAAAAATATCAATTCTTCCAGACCTTTCAAGTTTACAATGcctttttataaaatgaaaatttgagaaaaaaaactgCGGCTATATATATCTACTGCAATAGTTGTCATTCGTGAGCATCAACCGTACTCCCCCCGCCcagaaaattattatatagtCTGACAAAACCACGTATCCATAGTCCTGACCAATCTCTAAATGAAATATGTCCATAGTTATTTATTAAATGTTAGTCTCCTACAGATTGGTAGTAACTATGGTAGTTTTAGATCATATAATAAATTCTTCTTCACCCATAAGTCCAAAACCATGTAATAGTTTCTCCCCTGCCCAGAATAAAACGTGCATGCATTTTACACCATCTATTCCATAGTGCACAGGTAACTACAGTTTCATCGTGAAGCACAGAAATGAATGTAGTATAATGTGTAATGTTAAGTTGACCTTTCGGTTTGTTGACCAAAACCACAGTGCCATGCGGACTATCCCACACAGGAGGAAGACCAGTCCTCCTTGACGAAAGAAAAGGCTCTCCAACTTGAACATCCTTGCCACTACCAGGAACCTTCTTCAAACCCTTGAAGAACTcctcaaccttcttctccttcaCTTCTCTACTTCCACGCTCACCCTCCTCGCCCTTCTCTTTCCCCTCGAAAAACACCAACTTCTCATCAACACCAACACCTTTCTTCCTACCCTCGCCCTTTCCATCTGCATCAACATTAACATTTGCAGCATTCACATTCGACTGCCCCGGTTGGAGAAAGGCCTTGTCAAGCGATTGGTCAGGAAAGTACTTCTTCTCCAACTGATAAACCATCTTGTAATGCTTGTCCTTCTCCCAGGGATACGTAAACGCGTCGTGGAAGTACAACTCTTCCTCCCTCTTGTGCAGCGTGGGGAATTCCACCACCTCGGGCTTCAACTCCACAAACGCCTCATCACGGCGCCCCGCCTCGTCTTGGTCGGAATCGGAGCCGTACATCCTCTTCCTGCGCTTGTTGTAGTACTTCCTCTGCGCCTTGTCGAGTTGGGGGCGAGTCTCGGAAGTGGGGTCGTCGGGTTCCGGTGAGTCAATTGGTCGAACAGTTGGTGGGCGAGGGTAAGCTGGACGATTGATGATGAGCTCATATTGGAGAGGATATGGGGTTGTGGAGAGAGGTCTTGGGCGTGAAAAGGgaaaggaggaagaagaagaaagcgTTGGAAAGAGTCTGTAACAATGGCAGAAGAAGAATCCGAGCTTCGTGGAGGGCATGGGTTGggaatggaagaagaaaaaagatgaaATGTTGGATAGAGAAAGAGAAGTGGGTTTCAGCATTTTACCTCTCAATCAAATCAAAACCACACCAAATTCCTCAAAACTGAACTCACACTAATCTTCTcttctacttttcttttcttttttttctctccaccACTTTCATGTTCTAACTAAAAAACTAagcttaaattaaaatttaagttttcaTGCATCaacaattttaattgagttagtattaagaaaaattattagagtccaaaaaaaatatattttttaattgaaaatactcaatagaacaaaattttaaaataatcaaatcTAAAAggaaatttaaaacttaattaatttgtttattgaTTAACATGTGCAAGTAAAGATAATGTAAGGTATGGTAACGTCACCTcaataaacaaatcaaattatatcaaaaatatataaaaatgttacacacaataaacaaatcaaactatattaaaaaaatataaaaatgttagacacttaagagaaaattaaaaataattatttttttataaaaaaatatttaattaaacctaaaataaataaatgaatagtGTACATTCAAAGTATATGCTACCTTAGTTTACGTAATCAAGGTGGAATTTGGGATTTTGTTTAATCTACTATAGCATAATTCACAATAATAAATGTTCGTTTAATCCGTATAGCATAACTCACAATagtaaatatagaacaaaataaatgttttataattataaagctcaagagaacaaaatggttaaatatgtttttcgtccCTGAATTTTcatgtaaaattgatttttgtttctatttcaaattttagattTCTTGGATACTTGTAATTGAAATTGGtcattgttagtttttttttatctgtgaACAACGAGTGTGGCTAGGATGTTAGAATATTTTATGTTAACTCATCACTAACATGAatcttataatattataatacaatccacgttgaaaaatcatttattaCGGAAAAATAAACACTAATAAGGACTCATTTTCTTTACCACAAATATCCAAGAGGTCTAAAGTTTGAACtataaacaaaaactaaattcGTGTTATagtacatgaaaaaaaaacatatttagcCCTAAAAAAAACTTCAGAACATAAGTATTTGTTAATGTTGGATTTGATAAGAATCGAAAAAATGCGATAAACAAAAGTAGAGAAtggaataaaaataatacaatcaCATCTTCATATAATATCGTCCATTATTTCATTATATCACTATTTAATTTCCATAAATTTGGAaaaggaaattaaaaagaagtAACATAAAGAAATGATCTTCATGCTCATAAGCTACCTACTTCCAAGAGAGATACCTTCTATTGATTCCACAAAAAAACATTCATTGTTCTTTGGAATAATCTTACAGGGTCCACTATAAAATATATCTCAATGACATTCAACACATTTATCTCTATCTTGTACATAAATGTCGAAATAATGACTTGCTCCTACCCATACAAAGCGACAAAAGTACAAGGTAACATTGAAAAAGAAATTAGGTCTAAAAACAAAAGTGTATGTTTCCTCAGCCTTCAATGTGTGAGCCCCGAGATCATTGTGCTTGTCTTTGCAATGAACAGTCAAGTTATCGTGAACTAGAAAATTGGTTATTGCGACATGCACTTTGGAGGGAAGAAGCCCTTCTTCTCCTCCACCCTCACTCCCTTTCAATTGCGACGGAAGAAGTGTTGTTAAAAACAAAGAAAGTAATAACATCATTTTGGATAATGATACCATGCTTTCTCAATAACTTTTACAATAACTTTTAAGTGAATGAGTTTGTGGATATATAAAGTAAATTTCTTTCCCACTCCAACACTAAAAAACAACTACTCTAtgattaaattttgaaaaaactatattatattataatataataatttattatttaagtgTTAAGTGAATGAAACTTGTGGTAATGAaagttaaaattgataaaaaaaaagctaGAAACGGaaagagataaaatattttgctaattagtttttttttaaaattaaaaataacgtttagaatatcaattttttattatattatttgaatgacactaatatataataatattgtaaCGCAAATAGTAAATTATTAACAGttataaatcaaattataacTATCAACTTTAATGGAATAATTTAGCATGTGAAAactaatagtttttaattttttaattagaaatattagttaattaaaaacttataaaatatttacatgattcatttgtttttaatatatagattaaaaaataaaaataagaaaattattagtgtcattgttttaaaaaaaaaagacttatTATTTTGTGGGGACCAATAACGAATCACTCGTGTAAAACTCACACTtcaatcattatttatttatacattttttaaaatttgttgataAATAAATGCTTATAAGACATGAAACTAATGTTTTCATAGTAATGTGCGAACGTCTTTAATGCATTAATAAATTCAATTAAGACTAATTTATTACTAgttagtatttattatttatttaatgaagcattaatgtttttattcatttaagAGATATTACATCATTTTCAAGACTTAAAGATGTTATAAGATTAATATTATtcgttaatatttaatttttgttataaatatattttatgttgatttattattaagaaaaaacactgataaaaaaatactttaataattttgttcttataagtattaaaaagtttaaagtttaaattatgGACAATGATCAATTTCACATCAtattatatagaaaaaatatatatatatttaatccaAATATTAATTAGAATGTTAGTTTTATAAAACTTCTATATTAAGCtaaacattgaaaaaaaaaatagtttaaaagtaatATGACATGGAGTGaatcataagaaaaaaaaagtaaattaaaactTTTTGAAATAATCTTACAGCTGGAAATGACCCAATTAAagtgaatgaaattaaataaaatcttaattataaaaaaaggtttaaatattagtaaaaaaattcttatcCTTTAATCAAGTTTCATCAATGAACATTCAATAAGGTGATATGAGTTATTAGTAATATTCATCTATGCATATTTATGATGTTCAAACTTGTTtagtattttaatttgaattatatattttgatttcaTAGTAATCATTCAATATTCTTTTACTCTCATAATAATAGTATGTTTGAGTGATAAATTGTAGAAGATagtttgattttatatataatttatagtatgtttatgataaaaataagttatatgtataaagaattaaaaaaaaaagtaaacaattcaaatttttgaaaaattaaagagtttaatgGAAAATTATGATTTCACAACTCTAGAATTATATATAGTGATGGTTtagacaaaaatatatatataataaaagataaatttgtaattaaataatataaaaaatattaaaataatagtattttttaaaaaacaaagaagTTATTTTTCAATATCAGGGTTAACTTAATATGATTATCTTTCAATTGAATGCTTTCTCCATTGAGATTCTTTTTATGAAATCAAACagtattttcatttttctgtgaaaattgtaatttttttcccGATAATcgtaattttgatatttaatgaaaatgaaaacacttcattcaaataaataaaaaatcaacaaCAGTAAAGTAAAAACTTAttgaaataaaacatttaaaaactcaaacaatttcaaatgcaaacaattcaaaatatcataaaaaaaatgtaaattttcttattcaaataGAAAGCAATATTTTTTGTTCGAAGTTtcgttattttatttttaaaagacatttgaatgaattaagaaaaatatattatataaactaTCAttcatcttaattttttttaacgaTGTAAGACTATTAAATGTATCAaagaaaaagtaataaattcTCCTTATTTATGATATTATTCTACACCATGAAGGGAGAATATAAAAGTTACAGAAAAAAACCATGTTTGATTCCTAAAGGTATATATATACTCATTTGTCATTCCAGCGGAAGCATTGAGGAGATACGAAATTAATCCTACAAGGTCCTTTCTCGAATATACTCCAGTAACAAACATGATCAGGACAATCATCTCGATCTTGTCTATAAATATCAAAATAGTAACTCGAACTTGCAAAATAAAACTTACAAAAGTACAATGTTACCTTTTTAAAGATATTAGGAGTAACAACAAAACTGTATGTTTCACCAGTTTTGATTATCTGAGCCCCAAGATCATGGTGTTTATCCTTGCAGTGAACAATCAAGTGTTGCTTCAGCATGTTCGTCATTTCAATGGTTACTTTAGGTCGAAAAAATCCATCTTTTGCTTCAGAAACCACCACTCCACCATCATTGCCTTTCACTTGCATGCCAAGAACCATGGTTAGCAGCAGATAAAGTAATGAGACCATCCTTGCAAAATGATAATCATTTAACTGTCACTTTCTTCATATATAGAACCCTACAAATATACCTTTGTTTTATGCATGGATTTAATGCACGATGAAAAACTAATTAAGAATCATTTATTGCTTTTTAAcgtttgtgtttttgtttgaTGAAATATACGTTTTCTACACAAACAAACATTGACCTCATTCATATACCAATTCTAATAATGTCAATGAGTTTGTCTTCCCACTTTTCAAGGACCAAAAACATTTggttttttcacaaaattggtGAAAACTTTTTCTGGTATTATCAAAATggtaagtttttatttatttgttgaaACGGATGAGTCGTGCAATGGAGGTAcgattttatttgaaaaaaatgtttaatactAATATAATTTTCAACTCTTGTCattcaataaaattaaagttttcgtaaaacaagaaaataattttttattaaaaagtaacACATAAATCGTGAGAAACTACACAAGTCTGTTTTGGATTAGTGATTATGGTTAATCAAAATGAATGATACAAATAATGGTTAATCAAAAGGGTAAAAAGTAGCATAAGGAAATTATTTTCATGTTCATAAGCTACCTACTTCTAATAGAGGTACCTTCTAATTATTCCACAAAAAACATTCATTGTTCTTTGGATAAATCTTACATGGTCCTCTCTCAAATATGTCCCAATGATACTCAACACATTTATCTCTATCTTGTCTATAAATGTCAAAATAATGACTTACTCCTATCCATACAAAGCGACAAAAGTACAAGGTaacattgaaaaataaattaggtCTAAAAATAAAAGTGTATGTTTCCTCGGCCTTCAATGTGTGAACCCCAAGATCATTACGCTTGTCTTTGCAATTAACAGTCAAGTTATCGTGAACTAAGAAATTGGTTATTGCAACATGCACTTTGGAAGGAAGAAACTCTTCTTCTCCTCAACCCTCACTCCTTTTCAATTGCAAAGGAAGAAGTGTTGTTAAAAACAAAGAAAGTAATATCATTTTG
This region includes:
- the LOC137836648 gene encoding uncharacterized protein; amino-acid sequence: MLKPTSLSLSNISSFFFFHSQPMPSTKLGFFFCHCYRLFPTLSSSSSFPFSRPRPLSTTPYPLQYELIINRPAYPRPPTVRPIDSPEPDDPTSETRPQLDKAQRKYYNKRRKRMYGSDSDQDEAGRRDEAFVELKPEVVEFPTLHKREEELYFHDAFTYPWEKDKHYKMVYQLEKKYFPDQSLDKAFLQPGQSNVNAANVNVDADGKGEGRKKGVGVDEKLVFFEGKEKGEEGERGSREVKEKKVEEFFKGLKKVPGSGKDVQVGEPFLSSRRTGLPPVWDSPHGTVVLVNKPKGWTSFTVCGKLRRLVKVKKVGHAGTLDPMATGLLIVCVGKATKLVDRYQGMVKGYSGVFRLGEATSTWDADSPVIQREPWEHIKDEDIKRNALSFCGEIWQVPPMFSAIKVGGEKMYEKARRGESIELSPRRISIFQFDTERSLSDRQNLIFRVTCSKGTYIRSLCADFGKALDSCAHLTALRRDSIGQYSADDAWDFQELEEAITKNYL
- the LOC137836557 gene encoding S-protein homolog 2-like; translated protein: MVLGMQVKGNDGGVVVSEAKDGFFRPKVTIEMTNMLKQHLIVHCKDKHHDLGAQIIKTGETYSFVVTPNIFKKVTLYFCKFYFASSSYYFDIYRQDRDDCPDHVCYWSIFEKGPCRINFVSPQCFRWNDK